A portion of the Roseovarius sp. SCSIO 43702 genome contains these proteins:
- a CDS encoding ABC transporter permease: MNLPAVRAIYVYEMKRFFRTLMESLLSPVISTTLYFVVFGAAIGSRISEVEGVSYGAFIVPGLIMLSVMQQAISNASFGIYFPKFIGTIFELLSAPINFLEIVVGYVGAAATKALLIGVIILFTARFFVEIEIAHPVAMVAFLLLTCVSFSLFGFIIGIWSENFQQLQLIPLLVITPLVFLGGAFYSISMLPEAWQTVTLFNPVVYLISGFRWSFFGVADVPVAASLAAIAGFTAICLAVVWVIFRTGYRIKS, from the coding sequence ATGAACCTCCCGGCCGTCAGGGCGATCTATGTCTACGAGATGAAACGCTTCTTCCGCACGCTGATGGAGAGCCTTCTGTCGCCCGTCATCTCGACCACGCTCTACTTCGTGGTCTTCGGCGCGGCCATCGGCAGCCGCATCAGCGAGGTCGAGGGCGTGAGCTATGGCGCGTTCATCGTGCCGGGGCTCATCATGCTGAGCGTGATGCAACAGGCGATCAGCAATGCGAGTTTCGGGATCTATTTCCCGAAATTCATCGGCACGATCTTCGAGCTTCTCTCGGCGCCGATCAACTTCCTCGAGATCGTGGTGGGATACGTGGGCGCGGCGGCCACGAAGGCGCTCCTGATCGGGGTGATCATCCTTTTCACCGCGCGCTTCTTCGTCGAGATCGAGATCGCGCATCCGGTGGCGATGGTGGCCTTCCTGCTGCTGACCTGCGTGTCGTTCAGCCTGTTCGGCTTCATCATCGGGATCTGGTCGGAGAATTTCCAGCAATTGCAGCTCATCCCGCTCCTGGTGATCACACCGCTCGTCTTTTTGGGCGGGGCGTTCTACTCGATCTCGATGCTGCCCGAGGCGTGGCAGACCGTGACGCTCTTCAACCCGGTGGTCTATCTCATCAGCGGGTTCCGGTGGTCCTTCTTCGGGGTGGCCGACGTGCCGGTGGCGGCGAGTCTCGCGGCGATCGCGGGGTTCACGGCGATCTGTCTCGCGGTGGTCTGGGTGATCTTCAGGACGGGCTACCGGATCAAGAGCTGA
- a CDS encoding DUF484 family protein — MSSKPRMDPSLREKIITQPDVILDDNDLMRALIAANERAMGGNIVDLRGIAMDRLEARLDRLEDTHRSVIAAAYENLAGTNLIHRAILRMLDPVEFETFLHDLGGDVAEILRVDSVRLILESVQDDEDPSIRRMGDVLSVAGLGFVETYLAQGRARADRPVTLRQVHEADPRVHGKAAQFIRSEACIRLDFGEGRLPGMLVMGAEDPHQFTPQQGTDLLAFFGGVFERAMRRWLS, encoded by the coding sequence ATGAGCAGCAAACCCCGCATGGACCCTTCCCTGCGCGAGAAGATCATCACGCAGCCCGATGTCATCCTCGATGACAATGACCTGATGCGCGCGCTCATCGCCGCGAATGAACGCGCCATGGGCGGCAATATCGTCGACCTGCGCGGCATCGCCATGGACCGGCTCGAGGCGCGGCTGGACCGGCTCGAGGACACGCATCGCAGCGTCATCGCGGCGGCCTACGAGAACCTCGCGGGCACCAACCTCATCCACCGCGCCATCCTGCGGATGCTCGACCCGGTCGAGTTCGAGACTTTCCTGCACGACCTCGGCGGCGACGTGGCCGAGATCCTGCGCGTCGATTCGGTGCGGCTCATCCTCGAATCGGTGCAGGACGATGAGGATCCCTCGATCCGGCGCATGGGCGACGTGCTCTCGGTCGCGGGGCTGGGCTTCGTCGAGACGTACCTGGCGCAGGGCCGCGCCCGCGCCGACCGGCCCGTGACCCTTCGCCAGGTCCACGAGGCCGACCCGCGGGTGCACGGCAAGGCCGCGCAGTTCATCCGCTCCGAGGCCTGCATCCGGCTCGACTTCGGCGAGGGGCGCCTGCCCGGCATGCTGGTCATGGGCGCCGAGGACCCGCACCAGTTCACGCCCCAGCAGGGCACCGACCTGCTCGCCTTCTTCGGCGGGGTGTTCGAACGCGCGATGCGGCGCTGGCTGTCGTGA
- a CDS encoding DUF6173 family protein: MDDEIKTSAEALEAAAIPRCREVHADPDRARQSEQLTEGVNLKPVEEKSPAQWAYERLILYIQNFEKTLDNEHEIAMGFAGDTTGVIRIEGMGYFDPDIVTFYGTDPTGTKTQLVQHVSQLSVMLRALPKQVEEAEPERIGFRLAEALEEG; this comes from the coding sequence ATGGATGACGAGATCAAGACCTCGGCCGAGGCGCTGGAGGCGGCGGCGATCCCGCGCTGCCGCGAGGTGCATGCCGATCCCGACCGCGCCCGGCAGAGCGAGCAACTGACCGAGGGGGTCAACCTCAAGCCGGTGGAGGAGAAGAGCCCGGCGCAATGGGCCTATGAGCGGCTCATCCTCTACATCCAGAATTTCGAGAAGACGCTCGACAACGAGCACGAGATCGCGATGGGCTTCGCGGGGGACACGACCGGCGTGATCCGCATCGAGGGGATGGGATATTTCGACCCCGATATCGTGACCTTCTACGGAACCGACCCGACCGGCACCAAGACGCAGCTTGTCCAGCATGTGAGCCAGCTCAGCGTGATGCTGCGCGCGCTGCCCAAGCAGGTGGAGGAGGCCGAACCCGAGCGGATCGGCTTCCGTCTGGCCGAGGCGCTCGAGGAGGGGTGA
- a CDS encoding acyl-CoA dehydrogenase — MPYRAPVEDYRFIMEHVVPFDEVAATEKFAEATPDMVSAILGEAGRMCEEVLAPLQRAGDLHPAHLENGVVRTSPGYAEGYKAIAEGGWVSIGADPEHGGMGLPLTLTTAVNEMMSAACLSLQLNPLMTQGQIEALENHASDEVKAVYLPKLVSGAWSGTMNLTEPQAGSDVGALKTKAEPNGDGTYAITGQKIYISWGDNDFTENVCHLVLARLPGAVEGTKGISLFLVPKYIPDENGEPGRANDLKVVSLEHKMGLHGSPTAVMQYDGATGWLIGEAHDGMRAMFTMMNNARLGVGGQGIGAAEGAYQHALAYAQDRRQGRSPVAGGSGTILDHADVRRMLATMRAEIFAARSIAMACAVAIDMGHATGEADWTARAAFLTPIAKAFGTETGIRVAEMGVQVHGGMGYIEETGAAQYSRDVRVTAIYEGTNGIQAMDLVGRKLMDGGEAGAALLDEVERNAEIARDTLPDLAGAVWQAAEALREAMEALVAKAPQDRFAGAVPFLMGWARVLGAHFHLAAALGEGGEGKRTRLARFYIERMLPEHAAHLAHALAGAEGLYAIADEDFAA; from the coding sequence ATGCCGTATCGCGCGCCAGTCGAGGATTACCGGTTCATCATGGAACACGTCGTTCCCTTCGACGAGGTCGCGGCGACGGAGAAATTCGCCGAGGCGACGCCCGACATGGTGTCGGCCATCCTGGGCGAGGCGGGGCGCATGTGCGAGGAGGTTCTGGCCCCGCTCCAGCGCGCGGGCGACCTGCATCCCGCGCATCTGGAGAACGGCGTGGTGCGCACGAGCCCCGGCTATGCCGAGGGCTACAAGGCGATTGCCGAGGGCGGCTGGGTCTCGATCGGGGCGGACCCGGAACATGGCGGCATGGGCCTTCCGCTGACGCTTACCACCGCCGTCAACGAGATGATGAGCGCCGCGTGCCTGAGCCTCCAGCTCAACCCGCTGATGACGCAGGGCCAGATCGAGGCGCTCGAGAACCACGCGAGCGACGAGGTGAAGGCCGTCTACCTCCCCAAGCTGGTCAGCGGCGCGTGGTCGGGAACGATGAACCTGACCGAGCCGCAGGCCGGATCGGACGTGGGCGCGCTCAAGACCAAGGCCGAGCCCAATGGCGACGGCACCTACGCGATCACCGGCCAGAAGATCTATATCAGCTGGGGCGACAACGATTTCACCGAGAACGTGTGTCACCTCGTCCTCGCGCGGCTTCCGGGCGCGGTGGAGGGCACGAAGGGGATCAGCCTGTTTCTCGTGCCGAAATACATCCCCGACGAAAACGGCGAGCCGGGGCGCGCCAACGATCTCAAGGTCGTGAGCCTCGAGCACAAGATGGGGCTGCACGGCTCGCCCACGGCGGTGATGCAGTATGACGGCGCGACCGGGTGGCTGATCGGCGAGGCGCATGACGGGATGCGCGCCATGTTCACCATGATGAACAACGCGCGGCTGGGGGTCGGCGGGCAGGGGATCGGTGCGGCCGAGGGCGCCTACCAGCACGCGCTGGCCTATGCCCAGGACCGCCGCCAGGGGCGCAGCCCCGTCGCGGGCGGGAGCGGCACGATCCTCGATCACGCCGACGTGCGGCGGATGCTGGCCACGATGAGGGCCGAGATCTTCGCCGCGCGGTCGATCGCGATGGCCTGCGCGGTGGCGATCGACATGGGCCACGCCACCGGCGAGGCGGACTGGACCGCGCGGGCCGCGTTCCTCACCCCCATCGCCAAGGCGTTCGGCACCGAGACGGGCATCCGCGTGGCCGAGATGGGCGTGCAGGTGCATGGCGGCATGGGCTATATCGAGGAGACGGGCGCCGCGCAGTATTCGCGCGACGTGCGGGTGACGGCGATCTACGAGGGCACGAACGGCATCCAGGCGATGGACCTCGTGGGGCGCAAGCTCATGGACGGGGGCGAGGCCGGGGCGGCGCTTCTGGACGAGGTGGAGCGCAATGCCGAGATCGCGCGCGACACCCTGCCCGACCTCGCGGGTGCCGTGTGGCAGGCCGCCGAGGCGCTGCGCGAGGCGATGGAGGCGCTGGTGGCGAAGGCGCCGCAGGACCGGTTCGCGGGGGCGGTGCCCTTCCTGATGGGCTGGGCGCGGGTGCTGGGCGCGCATTTCCACCTGGCGGCCGCGCTGGGCGAGGGCGGCGAGGGCAAGCGCACCCGCCTCGCGCGGTTCTACATCGAGCGGATGCTGCCCGAGCATGCCGCGCATCTCGCGCACGCGCTGGCGGGGGCCGAGGGGCTCTACGCGATCGCGGACGAGGATTTCGCGGCATAG
- a CDS encoding MBL fold metallo-hydrolase, with product MTSQATTSGIRTPWPEPPGHGEAVEVAEGILWIRLPLPMALDHVNIYALDEGDHWTVVDTGIHSKRSVALWEDVLAGPLGGRPVGRVILTHHHPDHIGMAGWLMARFGAELWTSRTAYLMARMLILDVEERPTPQALAFWRAAGMDAEVYERRRSERPYNFADTSYPLPVGYTRMREGDVIRAGGRDWDVRMGYGHAPEHVTLWSRDGALVIAGDQIISSISPNIGVYPTEPEADPLADWLESCERLGAVATGGELVLSGHKLPFTGLPHRMRQLVENHHGALRRLEAHLEVPRTAAECFGPLFKRRIDAGTYGLALVEAVAHLNHLHQAGRVTRRARGDGAWLWQRKERRDG from the coding sequence ATGACATCCCAAGCAACGACAAGCGGCATCCGCACCCCGTGGCCCGAGCCGCCCGGCCATGGCGAGGCGGTGGAGGTGGCCGAGGGTATCCTCTGGATCCGCCTGCCGCTGCCCATGGCGCTCGACCACGTCAACATCTACGCGCTCGACGAGGGCGATCACTGGACGGTGGTGGACACCGGCATCCACTCGAAACGGTCGGTGGCGCTCTGGGAGGACGTGCTGGCCGGGCCGCTTGGCGGACGTCCGGTGGGTCGGGTGATCCTCACGCATCATCATCCCGACCATATCGGCATGGCGGGCTGGCTGATGGCGCGGTTCGGGGCGGAGCTCTGGACCTCGCGCACCGCCTATCTCATGGCGCGGATGCTGATCCTCGACGTGGAGGAGCGGCCGACGCCGCAGGCGCTGGCCTTCTGGCGGGCCGCCGGCATGGACGCGGAGGTCTACGAGCGGCGCAGGAGTGAGCGGCCCTACAATTTCGCCGACACGAGCTATCCGCTTCCCGTGGGCTACACGCGGATGCGCGAGGGGGACGTGATCCGCGCGGGCGGGCGCGACTGGGACGTGCGGATGGGATACGGGCACGCGCCCGAACACGTCACGCTCTGGAGCCGGGACGGAGCGCTGGTGATCGCGGGCGACCAGATCATCAGCTCGATCAGCCCCAATATCGGCGTCTACCCGACCGAACCCGAGGCCGACCCGCTGGCCGACTGGCTGGAGAGTTGCGAGCGGCTGGGCGCCGTCGCGACCGGGGGCGAGCTCGTGCTGTCGGGCCACAAGCTGCCCTTCACCGGGTTGCCGCACCGGATGCGGCAACTGGTCGAGAACCACCACGGCGCGCTCAGGCGGCTCGAGGCGCATCTCGAGGTGCCGCGCACCGCCGCCGAATGTTTCGGCCCGCTCTTCAAGCGGCGGATCGACGCGGGCACCTACGGGCTGGCCCTTGTCGAGGCGGTTGCGCATCTCAACCATCTGCATCAGGCTGGCCGGGTCACGCGCAGGGCGCGCGGGGACGGGGCATGGCTTTGGCAGAGGAAGGAGAGACGCGATGGATGA
- a CDS encoding phosphatidylcholine/phosphatidylserine synthase — protein sequence MDLRLKALCVHLFTATGAVFAMLAMLAAVEGKWSLMFLWLVVAFVVDGIDGPLARKYAVNENAPRFDGVTLDLMIDYLTYIFIPAFALFASDLLPGWTGWVAIIVITFASVLYMADTGMKTEDKSFSGFPAAWNMLVLVVFAIEPNFWITLAMVVALAVAMFLPLKFIHPVRTKRWRWLSLPVALAWTFFAGWAAWVDFHPESWAHWGLILTSVYLVFAGIVQQIVPPRGEVTGMDL from the coding sequence ATGGATTTGCGACTGAAGGCGCTTTGCGTCCACCTCTTCACCGCCACCGGCGCCGTCTTCGCGATGCTGGCCATGCTGGCCGCCGTCGAGGGGAAATGGAGCCTGATGTTCCTCTGGCTCGTCGTGGCCTTCGTGGTCGACGGGATCGACGGGCCGCTCGCCCGCAAATACGCGGTGAACGAGAACGCGCCACGCTTCGACGGGGTGACGCTCGACCTGATGATCGACTATCTCACCTACATCTTCATCCCCGCCTTCGCGCTCTTCGCCTCGGATTTGCTGCCGGGCTGGACGGGCTGGGTCGCGATCATCGTCATCACCTTCGCCAGCGTCCTCTACATGGCCGACACCGGCATGAAGACCGAGGACAAGTCCTTCTCGGGCTTCCCGGCGGCGTGGAACATGCTGGTCCTCGTCGTTTTCGCGATCGAGCCGAATTTCTGGATCACCCTCGCGATGGTGGTGGCGCTCGCCGTGGCGATGTTCCTCCCGCTCAAGTTCATCCACCCGGTGCGCACGAAGCGCTGGCGCTGGCTCTCGCTGCCCGTCGCGCTGGCCTGGACCTTCTTCGCGGGCTGGGCCGCCTGGGTCGATTTCCACCCCGAAAGCTGGGCGCATTGGGGGCTGATCCTGACCTCGGTCTACCTCGTCTTCGCGGGCATCGTGCAACAGATCGTCCCGCCGCGCGGCGAAGTCACCGGGATGGATCTCTGA
- a CDS encoding tyrosine recombinase XerC, protein MISPAARDALQAWLDTARALRGASDNTVDAYGRDVAEFLAFFSEHAGGEAGIAALGRVTVTDMRAWMAHMRARDIGPRSLARKLSAVKSFFRFLADREGLDPSAVLAARGPKFTRKLPRPLSPGAAREVIETVGESSGIPWITARDTAVVTLLYGCGLRISEALSLTGADLPLPETLRITGKGGKERVVPVLAAARDAVTLYARLCPHPITGASPLFFGLRGRALGPRAVQKAVERTRLRLGLPATATPHAMRHSFATHLLNAGGDLRAIQELLGHASLSTTQAYTGVDTARLMEVYSAAHPRARGKA, encoded by the coding sequence GTGATCTCGCCCGCGGCCCGCGACGCGTTGCAGGCCTGGCTCGACACCGCGCGCGCGCTGCGCGGCGCTTCGGACAACACGGTCGACGCCTACGGGCGCGACGTGGCCGAGTTCCTGGCCTTCTTCTCGGAACATGCCGGCGGAGAGGCGGGGATCGCGGCGCTGGGCCGCGTCACCGTGACCGACATGCGCGCCTGGATGGCGCATATGCGCGCGCGCGACATCGGCCCGCGCAGCCTCGCGCGGAAGCTCTCGGCGGTGAAATCCTTCTTCCGCTTCCTCGCCGACCGCGAGGGGCTCGACCCGAGCGCGGTCCTCGCGGCGCGCGGGCCGAAATTCACCCGCAAGCTGCCCCGCCCGCTCTCGCCCGGCGCGGCGCGCGAGGTGATCGAGACGGTGGGCGAAAGCTCGGGCATCCCCTGGATCACCGCGCGCGACACGGCCGTCGTGACGCTTCTCTACGGTTGCGGGCTGCGGATCTCCGAGGCGCTGTCGCTCACCGGCGCCGACCTGCCGCTTCCCGAGACGCTGCGCATCACCGGCAAGGGCGGCAAGGAGCGTGTCGTGCCGGTCCTCGCGGCGGCACGCGACGCGGTGACGCTTTACGCGCGGCTCTGCCCGCACCCGATCACGGGCGCCTCGCCGCTCTTCTTCGGGCTGCGCGGCCGCGCGCTGGGCCCGCGCGCGGTGCAGAAGGCGGTGGAGCGCACGCGGCTGCGCCTCGGCCTTCCGGCCACCGCCACGCCCCACGCCATGCGCCACAGCTTCGCCACCCACCTGCTCAATGCCGGCGGCGACCTGCGCGCGATCCAGGAACTCCTGGGCCACGCGTCGCTCTCGACGACACAGGCCTATACCGGCGTCGACACCGCCCGCCTGATGGAGGTCTACAGCGCCGCGCATCCCCGCGCACGGGGCAAAGCCTGA
- a CDS encoding ABC transporter ATP-binding protein, with amino-acid sequence MAAIVEVEGLSKVYEGGFEALKSVDLTIEEGEILALLGPNGAGKTTLISTLCGIVTPSGGTARVGGHDVVRDYRRARAMIGLVPQEVALEPFEKVINTVRFSRGLFGKPRDEALIERTLRQLSLWDKRGARIRELSGGMKRRVLIAKALCHEPRVLFLDEPTAGVDVELRRDMWQIVEGLRRDGVTIILTTHYIEEAEAIADRVAVITGGRILLVEEKGALMARMGQKELRIDLHERLERVPEGLGDYDLRLGGDGMSLIYTYDSHGRGTGITRLLQAIAREGLSLRDVDTRQSSLEDIFVGLIKEDAA; translated from the coding sequence ATGGCGGCGATCGTCGAGGTCGAAGGTCTGAGCAAGGTCTACGAGGGCGGGTTCGAGGCGCTGAAAAGCGTGGACCTGACCATCGAGGAGGGCGAGATCCTCGCGCTCCTGGGGCCGAACGGGGCGGGCAAGACGACGCTCATCTCGACGCTTTGCGGGATCGTCACGCCCTCGGGCGGCACGGCGCGCGTGGGCGGGCATGACGTGGTGCGCGACTACCGCCGCGCGCGGGCGATGATCGGGCTCGTGCCGCAGGAGGTGGCGCTCGAGCCGTTCGAGAAGGTCATCAACACCGTGCGCTTCTCGCGCGGGCTGTTCGGCAAGCCGCGCGACGAGGCGCTGATCGAGCGGACGCTGCGGCAGCTCAGCCTCTGGGACAAGCGGGGCGCGCGCATCCGCGAGCTCTCGGGGGGCATGAAGCGGCGGGTGCTGATCGCCAAGGCGCTGTGCCACGAGCCGCGTGTGCTTTTCCTCGACGAGCCGACGGCGGGCGTCGACGTGGAGCTGCGCCGCGACATGTGGCAGATCGTCGAGGGGCTGCGCCGCGACGGGGTGACGATCATCCTGACCACCCATTACATCGAGGAGGCGGAGGCCATCGCCGACCGCGTCGCGGTGATCACCGGGGGCCGGATCCTGCTGGTGGAGGAGAAGGGCGCCCTCATGGCGCGGATGGGCCAGAAGGAGCTGCGCATCGACCTGCACGAGCGCCTGGAGCGGGTGCCCGAGGGGTTGGGCGACTACGACCTGCGCCTGGGCGGCGACGGGATGAGCCTGATCTATACCTATGACAGCCACGGGCGCGGGACGGGCATCACGCGCCTTCTCCAGGCGATCGCGCGCGAGGGGTTGTCCTTGCGCGACGTGGATACGCGGCAATCGAGCCTCGAGGACATCTTCGTGGGGCTCATCAAGGAGGATGCGGCATGA
- a CDS encoding NAD(P)/FAD-dependent oxidoreductase codes for MPSDPHIVIVGAGAAGIGAAMACAARGIPYVVLEAADRVGGRALTDAEDLPGIWDKGCHWLHCAEVNPLVPHADRLGAVYDTASRDDTFATWSGGAFLTGAELSDCDAAIEAAFAATYAAGEAGHDGPITDVLPDLGRWAPHARAILQLLVGDDPECDSASAYADYDDTGHDWPVRSGYGALITAMARGLDIRTGVAVTAISRTGEGARVETTGGTLDARAVIVTCSTSVLASGAIRIDAGEPAARVLDTIAHMPCGSFEKVAFALDALPPGMDGKEYLLVDTGADDPVVEFQVVGGAQPMMICNIAGTPARDLAAMPPRARVDFALARLRAAFGTGIARAVIHTGTTDWTNDPLILGSYSRTDPGHAEARRDAIAADTGRVAFAGEAFSLDWQATAHGAWQSGQDVANRLARRIAPG; via the coding sequence ATGCCTTCCGATCCGCACATCGTCATCGTCGGCGCGGGCGCCGCCGGTATCGGCGCCGCCATGGCCTGCGCCGCGCGCGGCATCCCCTACGTGGTGCTCGAGGCCGCCGACCGCGTGGGCGGGCGCGCGCTCACCGATGCCGAGGATCTGCCCGGCATCTGGGACAAGGGATGCCACTGGCTCCATTGCGCGGAGGTGAACCCGCTGGTGCCCCATGCCGATCGGCTGGGCGCGGTCTACGACACCGCGTCCCGTGACGACACCTTCGCCACGTGGAGCGGCGGCGCGTTTCTCACCGGCGCCGAGCTTTCGGACTGCGACGCCGCCATCGAAGCGGCCTTCGCGGCGACCTATGCGGCGGGCGAGGCGGGCCACGACGGGCCGATCACCGATGTCCTGCCCGATCTCGGACGGTGGGCGCCGCACGCCCGCGCGATCCTGCAACTCCTGGTGGGCGACGATCCCGAGTGCGATTCCGCCTCCGCCTATGCCGATTACGACGACACCGGCCATGACTGGCCCGTGCGCTCGGGCTACGGCGCGCTCATCACCGCCATGGCGCGCGGGCTCGACATCCGCACCGGCGTCGCCGTCACCGCGATCTCCCGAACCGGAGAGGGCGCGCGGGTCGAGACGACGGGCGGCACGCTCGACGCCCGCGCCGTCATCGTGACCTGCTCCACCTCGGTCCTCGCCTCGGGGGCCATCCGCATCGACGCGGGCGAGCCGGCGGCGCGCGTGCTCGACACCATCGCCCACATGCCCTGCGGATCCTTCGAGAAGGTGGCCTTCGCCCTGGACGCGCTGCCGCCGGGCATGGACGGCAAGGAATATCTCCTCGTCGACACCGGCGCGGACGACCCGGTGGTCGAATTCCAGGTGGTGGGCGGCGCGCAGCCGATGATGATCTGCAACATCGCCGGCACACCGGCGCGCGACCTGGCCGCGATGCCGCCCCGCGCCCGCGTCGATTTCGCCCTCGCCCGCCTCCGCGCCGCCTTCGGCACCGGCATCGCGCGCGCCGTCATCCATACCGGCACGACCGACTGGACCAACGACCCGCTCATCCTCGGCTCCTACTCGCGCACCGATCCGGGCCATGCAGAGGCCCGCCGCGACGCCATCGCCGCCGACACCGGCCGCGTCGCCTTCGCGGGCGAGGCCTTCTCGCTCGACTGGCAGGCCACGGCCCACGGCGCCTGGCAAAGCGGCCAGGACGTCGCCAACCGCCTCGCCCGCCGGATCGCACCGGGATGA